Genomic DNA from Deltaproteobacteria bacterium HGW-Deltaproteobacteria-18:
CGGCTGGGGCCCTGGAAAGGCGATCTGTACCTGAGATTGCTGGCTGTCTAAAAAAAGGTCCTACAGGTCACATACGACCCATAGGACCTATTCTTTTCACTCCCCGACCATCCCCTCGATAACTTCCGTTCCCTTGGGCGGATCCAGGGTGAATTCCTTGTCCGCCACCTCCACGTCAAGCTCGATCCCGGTCAGTTCAAGTTCGTTCACGTTGCCAAAGAAATCCACAAGTTTGATCTTCTCAAGCATGTCCTGTCCCGGCCGGACCCAGAGCTCTCCTTCGACCAGATTGGGCTCGGGTTCCCGGGGGGTGATTCTGAGGTGTCTGAACTCCCCGTCAGCGCCAAGGTCCTCAACGATGAAGTCGTCCTTCAGGTTGGCCTCGCCGGACAGAAAGCGGATCATGGTCTTGGAGCTCAGGACCTGCTCCACCGAATAACGGTAGACTGTCTCCTCGGCAGGGAAATATTCCCAGACCGTGTCCTGGCCGATGATGAGCAGCTCATTCTCGGGGCTCGTCGTTTCCCAGCGGATGAAGCGGGGACGTTTGAAGGTGATGCTGCCGAGCCGTTCCTGCACCTCGCGACTGGAGGCGTTGGTCAGTTTCTGCAGAAAAAAACCCCGAAAAGACTGCAATGTATCATATCGCTTCTGGATCTGATCGCTCAAATCCGCAGCCTGTGCGCACCAGACGCTGGTCAGGACGAAGAGAAGCCCCATGAAAAAGCGCGGCACACGAACCTCCTGGTTGATGTTGCTTTCACGATTCAATGGACGTATCGGATGATCCCTTTACGCCACTTGGCCAAATACAGAGTTTCCTCACGGTTGTTAAGCGATGAACCCAGACCCGAAAAAAATTCCCCCCCCGCCATTTGCCCCGGCCCTGCCCGCCCTGGCACTGCTGACAACGGTCTTTCTCGCCAATTTTCTGGCGCGGACCATGTTCGGCCCCCTGCTGCTGCCGATCAGCGAACATCTTGGGCGCAGCCTGGCCGCCAGCGCCAATCTTTTTGTCTGTCTGGCGGGAGGATACAGCGTCTCCGTTCTTTGCGCGGGATTCGTGTCCCAGCGTCTCGGGCACAAGGGCACCATCGTCGCCTCAGTGGCAGGCATCGGCATCGGCCTGCTTGGGCTGGCGGGAAGCGACACGTTCACCAGCTTTTCGATCTGGATCACCATCATGGGCATTGGAGCGGGGCTGTACATGCCATCGGGAGTGGTGACCATCACCGAGATCACCCCTGCGGCCCATTGGGGGCAAGCCTTCTCCATCCACGAACTGGCTCCGAACCTGGCCTTCATCGCGGCTCCCTTCATCAGCGAACTGTTCCTGGGATTCCTTGGCTATCCGGCCCTTTTTCGCCTGCTCGGAGCCGTCTGCCTGATCCTGGCCGTGGTCTACGCCCTGCGTGGACCACGCACCGTGCGCCCGGGCATGGCGCCCGTGCTCGGCAACATAAAGACCATCGTGACCAGACCGGCTTTCTGGATCATGGCCCTGCTCTTTGTCCTGGCCGTGGGCGTGGAGATGGGAATCTACAATCTGGTGCCCGCATTTTTGGTCATGGAAAAGGGAACCACCCGGGAAATGGCAAACATCATCCTTGGATGTTCGCGCACCGCGTCCCTTGTCTTCCTGCCCGCCACGGGATGGATCATCAGACGCATCGGCTATCGCCGCACCCTGGCCCTTTGCCTGCTGGGCACGGGGCTGACGACGTTCCTGGCCGGATACGGCCCGCTGTGGTGGACCGTGACCATGCTGACCCTGCAACCGATATTCGTGGTCTGCTTCTTCCCGGTGGGGTTTGCGGTCCTGGCCCTGGTCTGCCCCAAGGCCACCGGCGACCTGTCCGTGTCCCTGACCGTCACGTGCACATCGATCATCGGCGCCGGCCTCATCCCCGCCGTACTGGCCTGGAGCGGAGAGCGGTTCAGCTTCGCCCTGTCCTTCTCTCTTTTTGGCGCGGCCCTGTTCATCGCGAGCCTCATCGCCATCTCCAGGCTGCGCATCCCCGAATCCTGAAGAATTCCTCGCGCCCTGAAATGAAAAAAGCCCTCAATCGGGGCCTTATTCGTATCTGGTCCAGCGCAGGGGTTCTTCGTACTGGATCCCGATGGCGAACCCTCCCGTGCTTGAAGGCACGCACCATTTGACTTGCGCTTTCACATCCCGGGCCAGGCTGACCAGATCCTGGGGCAGGCGGACCATGACCCTGCTCCCCTTGTCCAGAGGTTCGGGGTGGACAAAACAGAGCCCCCCGCGACTGAAATTGAACACCGTGGCCGGACTGAACCCGCTTTGCAGGGACGTGGCTATCTGCACCAGATATTTCTTTTCGTGGCGCGGCCACCGACGCCGGCTGATATTGGGACGGATGATGCTTGGCATGATGGTCTCCTCGCGGCTGATCTCGAATCTCTTTACCTCGCGCACCCTGTAGCAGGAAAAACGAAAACCGAACAGAACCGGATTTCAGTCCTTTTGTTGCCGCGTCCTCATTCCCGGTGGTCGCCGTAAATCTTCTGGAGCTGCTCTGCATTCATGGAAAAGGAATGCGCGTCGTCAGGAAAGGCGCCTGAACGGACCTCGGCGGCATAGGCGCCCAGAGCGCCCCTGGCTTTTACACCCAATGTCTCGAACTGCTTGACGAATTTGGGCACAAAGCGCTCGAAGAGTCCCAAGGTGTCATGAAAGACCAGCACCTGTCCGTCGCAGGCCGCGCCGCCGCCGATGCCTATGGTCGGTATGGAGAGGCGCTTGCTGATCAGCTCCGCGACCTGCGCCGGGATGCACTCCAGCACGATCATGAACGCCCCGACCGCTTCAAGCGCCAGCGCGTCGTTCAGCAGCTTCTTGGCCGCCTCCGCGGTGCGTCCCTGGACCTTGTAGCCGCTCAAGGACGTGGCCGACTGCGGGGTCAGCCCGATGTGCCCGCAAACGGGAATCCCGGCGTTGACCAGGGCCCGCACCTGCGGCGCGATCTCTTCGCCGCCCTCGATCTTGACGCCCTCGCATCCCCCCTCCTGCACCAGGCGGGCCGCGTTCTCCATGGCCTGGGCCGTGGAGATCTGGTAGGTCAGATACGGCATGTCCGTGAGCATGAAGGTGTCCTTGGCCCCGCGCCGGGCAGCGCGGCTGTGGTGGATCATGTCGGCCATGGTCACTGGCACTGTCGAATCGTAACCAAGCACGACCATCCCCAGGGAATCACCGACCAGAACGATGTCAATGCCAGCCTCCTCGGCCAAGCGACCCGAGGGATAATCGTAGGCCGTCAGCATGACTATCTTCTCGCCGTTTTTCTTCATCTGGAGGAAGTCGCTTATGGTTTTCATGCTCGTCTCCGCTAGGATTTGGTGATTTCGTTGTCCGGTCCGACCAGGACCACGGTGGGCTCATGGCCGGGGATCTCTTCGGGGGTCAGTTGCACGTAGGAGGCAATTATGACCCTCTGGCCCCTGCTGCCCTTGTGCGCGGCAGCTCCGTTCAGGCAGATCTCGCCCTTCTGGCCGAGGATGACGTAGGTCGAGAGACGCTCCCCATTGTCCACATTGTAGATATCGACGCGCTCGTTCAGATAAAAGCCTGCGGCACGGATGAGGTCCGGACAGATGGCCACGGAGCCTTCGTAATCGACCTCGGCCCCGGTGATGGTGGCGCGGTGCAGTTTGGCCTGCAAAAAGGTACGTAAAGACATTTATTTCTCTAGGTTGATTCGTTTGTTGTCAATGAGCCGGGCCTTGCCAAGCCGCAGGGCCACGGCGACCAGGATGTCGGCGCGGACATGGTCCACGGCCTCGATGGTGTCGGGATCGACCAGCTCAAGATAATCAAGCACTCCGGAAGGAATCCACGCTTCGTAATAATCCAGAACCGCCTGGCGCAGCGCTTCGCAATCTCTTTCCCCGGCCCGGATCATGCCTTCGATCAGACAGAGCCCCTTCTGGATATGCGGGGCCACGGCGCGGTCCTCAACAGTCAGATAAACATTGCGCGAGCTCATGGCCAGTCCGTCAGCCTCGCGCACGATGGGGCGGCCCTCGATGCGTACCGGAATGTCCAGCTCGCGCGTCATCTTGCGGATCACGGCCACCTGCTGCCAATCCTTCTCGCCAAAGGCGGCAAAGGTCGGCTGCACGAGATTGAAAAGTTTGCAGACCACCGTGGCCACGCCCTGGAAATGTCCGGGACGCGAGCGCCCACAGAGATTCCTGGTCAGCTCCGGAACATTGACCCACGTGCCATGGCCCGGAAGATACATTTCATCCTTGTACGGCGTGAAAAGCACATCAACCCCGCACTCTGCGGCCAGAGCGGAGTCACGGTTGATATCCGAAGGGTAGTTCTCCAGATCCTCGCCCGGACCGAACTGGGTCGGATTGACGAAGATGGAAGACACCAGCAGATCGCAGTGCTGGCGGGCCCAGCGCATCAGGCTCAGATGACCCTCGTGCCAATAACCCATGGTTGGCACCAGGCCGACGCAAATCCCCTGCCTGCGCCACTCGAGCCCCAGCTCCTGCATGGACCGAGGGCTTTGGACACACTTCATACCGCTCATTTGCCCCTCTTGGAATGAACCTGCATGTCGAAAAATTCGCATCCGCAATCGCACACGATCTGATCTCCCTTGCGGCGTCCGTCCGGATCGTCGATCACGTCATGCAGGATGCCTGTATTCTGGTCGTAGACGAACTCCATGCCGATAACGTCGACCATCCCGTACAAGCCGCATTTTCTGCAAATGAAATCCCGAAAGTCACCAAAGTCAGCGTGCATCATTTTCCTCCTGCGAGAGGCTCAGGCTCTCCAGTTGGATGTTCAGGGCCTGTGTGGAAATGTGAATCTCGCGCGTGGACAGGCCAAGGGAGACCAACAGGGCCAAAAGGCTCAGGCCGAAAAGGAACTTGCCCAGGGTCACAAGCCCGGCAAAAAGACAAAACATGCACAGGACGCACAAAAAAAGGCTCACCACTCCGTAGAGTTGCATCAGCCGGATCAGGTTCACCCGCAGACGCAGGTTCTCGATCTGGGCCAAGAGGGACGGGCCGTGGTTGTCCTGGTAACGATCATACAGGGTTCTGATCCTGCTGCCCAGGGCCAGAAAACGATTGGTGAAGGCCAGCAGTATGAGCGAAATGGTCGAAAAAAGCAGGGCCGGAGTGGTCAGGGTGATGTCCATGTGTATCCTTATGAGGACTCGCACACCATGCGCAGCTCTTCGAGTTCGTCCCAGCGGGTCAAGAGGGAGTCCAGTTCGGCCTCCAGGATTTCCAGCCGGGAGGCGGCCGCCGCAACCACGGTGTGATCGTTGGAATAGAATTCGGGGTCGTTCATCTGCTCGTGCAGGGCCGCGATGTCGGCCTCCAGTGCCTCGATGCGTCCAGGCAAGGCGTCGAGTTCCAGATTTTCCTTATAAGTCAGCTTGCGGGTCTTGGCCACCTTGAGCTTTGCCGCCTTGGGCAAAACCAGCTCGGGCTCCGCGACCTGCGGGCGCTGCGAAAGCCAATCGTCGTAACCGCCGGCGTACTCGACCACCCGCCCCTGACCTTCGAAAACCAGGCAGGACGTGACCGTGTTGTTCAAAAATTCGCGGTCGTGGCTGACCACGAGCACCGTACCCGGAAAATCGCCGATAAGTTCTTCCAGAAGTTCGAGGGTCTCCTGGTCCAGGTCGTTGGTCGGTTCGTCAAGAACGAGCACGTTGCAGGGCCGGGTGAAGAGCTTGGCCAGGAGCAGCCGGTTGCGCTCCCCGCCGGACAGGAGGTTCACCGGGGTCTGGGCCCGATCGGGGGTGAAGAGAAAATCCTTCAGGTAGCCGATGACGTGGCGCCGGTTTTCGTTCACGTCGATGTAGTCCGCACCCTCGCCGACAATCTCGCGCGCGGTCTTGGTCTCGTCGAGCAGGGAGCGCATCTGGTCCGAATAGGCGACCTCCAGGTGCGTGCCTTGCCGAACCTTGCCGCTCTGGGGTTCAAGATCTCCAAGGAGCAGTTTCAGGAGCGTAGTCTTGCCTGCACCGTTGGGGCCGACAATGCCGACCTTGTCGCCACGCATGATGTTGACCGAAAAATCGCGAATGACCGGCTCATCTCCCCATGCATAGGAAATGTCCGTGACCTCGAGGACCAGGCCGCCCGTCTTGCGGCCCTCCTGGATCTGCATGGACACCGTGCCGGTCCGCTCACGACGCTGACTGCGTTCGGCTCGCATGGCCTGCAGGGCGCGCACGCGGCCCTCGTTGCGCGTACGGCGGGCTTTTATGCCCTTTCTGATCCAGATCTCCTCTTCTTTCAGCTTCTGGTCGAACTTGCGCCACAGGGTCTCTTCGGTGGCCAGCACGTCTTCCTTGCGCTTCAGAAAAGTGTCGTAATCGCAGGCCCAGTCCACCAGAACCCCGCGGTCCAGCTCCAGGATGCGATTGGCCACGTGACGCAGGAACATGCGGTCATGAGTGACGAAAAAGAGAGTTCGGGACTGCTTGATCAGAAATTCTTCGAGCCAGCGGATGGAGTCCACATCG
This window encodes:
- the lolA gene encoding outer membrane lipoprotein carrier protein LolA translates to MPRFFMGLLFVLTSVWCAQAADLSDQIQKRYDTLQSFRGFFLQKLTNASSREVQERLGSITFKRPRFIRWETTSPENELLIIGQDTVWEYFPAEETVYRYSVEQVLSSKTMIRFLSGEANLKDDFIVEDLGADGEFRHLRITPREPEPNLVEGELWVRPGQDMLEKIKLVDFFGNVNELELTGIELDVEVADKEFTLDPPKGTEVIEGMVGE
- a CDS encoding aspartate 1-decarboxylase, with the protein product MSLRTFLQAKLHRATITGAEVDYEGSVAICPDLIRAAGFYLNERVDIYNVDNGERLSTYVILGQKGEICLNGAAAHKGSRGQRVIIASYVQLTPEEIPGHEPTVVLVGPDNEITKS
- the panB gene encoding 3-methyl-2-oxobutanoate hydroxymethyltransferase, producing MKTISDFLQMKKNGEKIVMLTAYDYPSGRLAEEAGIDIVLVGDSLGMVVLGYDSTVPVTMADMIHHSRAARRGAKDTFMLTDMPYLTYQISTAQAMENAARLVQEGGCEGVKIEGGEEIAPQVRALVNAGIPVCGHIGLTPQSATSLSGYKVQGRTAEAAKKLLNDALALEAVGAFMIVLECIPAQVAELISKRLSIPTIGIGGGAACDGQVLVFHDTLGLFERFVPKFVKQFETLGVKARGALGAYAAEVRSGAFPDDAHSFSMNAEQLQKIYGDHRE
- a CDS encoding ABC transporter ATP-binding protein, encoding MALISASNISLSFSGPLLLDNISLQIHAGERICLLGRNGEGKSTLMRILSRELAPDSGEVGLGKGLTTASLPQEVPADLTGTVYDVVASGAGEAGLCLAALRHEGHDDACVDPNLLARAHRMLDEQAGWSLTRKIDTVITHLGLNPEAQFTSLSGGVKRKTLLARALAGEPDILFLDEPTNHLDVDSIRWLEEFLIKQSRTLFFVTHDRMFLRHVANRILELDRGVLVDWACDYDTFLKRKEDVLATEETLWRKFDQKLKEEEIWIRKGIKARRTRNEGRVRALQAMRAERSQRRERTGTVSMQIQEGRKTGGLVLEVTDISYAWGDEPVIRDFSVNIMRGDKVGIVGPNGAGKTTLLKLLLGDLEPQSGKVRQGTHLEVAYSDQMRSLLDETKTAREIVGEGADYIDVNENRRHVIGYLKDFLFTPDRAQTPVNLLSGGERNRLLLAKLFTRPCNVLVLDEPTNDLDQETLELLEELIGDFPGTVLVVSHDREFLNNTVTSCLVFEGQGRVVEYAGGYDDWLSQRPQVAEPELVLPKAAKLKVAKTRKLTYKENLELDALPGRIEALEADIAALHEQMNDPEFYSNDHTVVAAAASRLEILEAELDSLLTRWDELEELRMVCESS
- a CDS encoding DUF2721 domain-containing protein; this encodes MDITLTTPALLFSTISLILLAFTNRFLALGSRIRTLYDRYQDNHGPSLLAQIENLRLRVNLIRLMQLYGVVSLFLCVLCMFCLFAGLVTLGKFLFGLSLLALLVSLGLSTREIHISTQALNIQLESLSLSQEENDAR
- a CDS encoding pantoate--beta-alanine ligase; translation: MSGMKCVQSPRSMQELGLEWRRQGICVGLVPTMGYWHEGHLSLMRWARQHCDLLVSSIFVNPTQFGPGEDLENYPSDINRDSALAAECGVDVLFTPYKDEMYLPGHGTWVNVPELTRNLCGRSRPGHFQGVATVVCKLFNLVQPTFAAFGEKDWQQVAVIRKMTRELDIPVRIEGRPIVREADGLAMSSRNVYLTVEDRAVAPHIQKGLCLIEGMIRAGERDCEALRQAVLDYYEAWIPSGVLDYLELVDPDTIEAVDHVRADILVAVALRLGKARLIDNKRINLEK